The Corallococcus silvisoli genome contains the following window.
TGACGTGCGCCGTGGCTACCGCCGCTCCAGCCCGAAGCACAACAGCCACCGATACTGTTCCGATGTCACGCTGTTCGCGTTGACGCGACCATTCGTCAATCCTACAGTCAGTACACGTGTGCCTGACTGAGCTACGAAGACATGGGTGGCCGTTGGCGGTTCTCCTTCTGACCGCATGTGGCAAATCGGCACCCTCGAACTCCATTCCGGCGGTGGCCACGGTGACGCACCTCACGGGCAGCAAGTGTTCCTGGTTCCCAGATGCCGGGGACCTGTGTCCGACGCTGACCCTGCGCGTGTACCCAAAGGGGGGGACGCCATACGAAGCGACCTCCGAGGCGCGCATTCCGCAGGTTGCTGCATCCCGTGTCCAGCCTGGGGCGTGGCTCAAGGTGCTGGTGGACCCGGCCGCGGCCTCGCGCGTATTCGTCGATGTGCCCTCGTTCTCCGCCCCTCCGCCAAACCCTGTTCCCGACGCGGATGCCCACTGACGTAGGTGCGGTTTCACCGGCGTGATGAGCACTGCGGTGGTGTTGATTCGCTCCAAGGAACCCCAATGAGTTGGCGCCTCCTTTCCTTCGCAGGAAGGGCGGCGTGGGCTTGGCGCCATCGTCCCGCCCACGCAAGGTTGGTGTGACATCCCCGCAACGACTTGCAGCGCTGCCGTAAGTGGAATCCACGATAGGAATTGACTGGCTGCAATTCGGCATTAAGTGGTAATTAGTGCACCATCCGTGAGCGGGGTGCACATGTCAGTGAATAAAAACCTTTCCAGTCGCATTGCCTTCATCGTTTCCCTGCTCATCGTCAGCGTGGCGTGGAGTGAGGCCTGGGCGGCGGGTTGGTCGCCTGCGGCGCCGATGTCGGGTCCCCGGTCGCTGCACAGCGCGACCCGGCTGGCGAATGGCAATGTGCTGGTGGCGGGCGGCTTCTACATCACGACGGGCTGGAACTACCCGACCGCCGCCGAGCAGTACAACCCCTCGACCAACACGTGGACATCGGCCGGCACCCTGCTTCGTGGCCGCCGGGCCCATGCCGCCACCCTGTTGCAGGACGGGAGGGTGCTCGTCACGGGAGGAGAGGGCACCACCAGCACCCTGGCCCAGGCTGAGATGTACAACCCGGCGACCAACTCGTGGACGGAAGTGGCCTCCATGATCAGCCCGCGCGCCTTCCATACGGCGGTCCGGCTGCAGAACGGGAAGGTGCTGGTGGCGGGGGGCGCTCCCGTCAATTCGGCGACGAACGCGGCCGAGCTGTACGACCCGGCGACCAACACCTGGACGGCCGTGCCTTCCATGAGCATCGCCCGCAAGCAGCACGGCGCGGCCGTGCTGGGGGATGGAAGGGTGCTGGTGGCGGGGGGCTACAGCAGCACGACCCCCTTCTGGTCCAGTGCCGAGGTGTACAACCCGGCGACGAACTCCTGGTCGCTCGTGGGCTCCATGAGCACGGCCCGAGTGCTGTTCCCCCTGGTGGTCCTCCCCAGCGGGAAGGTGCTGGCGGTGGGGGGAAACAGCGGAGATGGCCTGCCGCCCAGTGTGGACGCATTCGACCCTACGACGAACACCTGGGCCCCGGTGGCGCCCATGGGAATCGGTCGCTACGTGCACACCGCGACCGTGCTCGCGAACGGTCAGGTCCTGGCGGCGGGGGCCTATGGCCGGGACAGCGCCGAACTCTACGCACCGGCGACCAACACCTGGACGAGCGCCGGCGTGATGAGCAGCATCCGCGGTGAGCACACCGCGACCCTGCTCACCAATGGAAAGGTCCTGGTGACGGGCGGAACCAGTGGCAGCGGCCATCTCGCGACGGCCGACCTGTATTCGCCCGACGTGGGGAGCGATCTGGGGAGCGGCCTTGGCTTGGGGCTGGTCCAGGCGGACACGTGCTCCGCCACCAACGATTCCACTCCCGCGTGCAGCGCCGGCAGCGCCGCGCCGGACCGGAGCTTCACCTGGACGGCGCCCTCGTCCGGCACCTTCACCGTGTCGACGATGGGCTCCTCCTTCGACACCGTGCTGTCCCTCTTCGACGCGAACAGCGGCGCGGCGCTCGGGTGCAACGACGACGCGAACGCCAGCACGTTCCAGTCGTCCGTCACCGTGACGCTCACGGCGGGACAGCGGCTTCGCATCGTCGTGGATGGCTACCGGACGCGGTGCGGAAGCTTCACGCTCAACATCCAGTAGTCGCGGTCAGCCAGGGCGGGGCGCCTCCGGAGAAGACGGGGGCGCGGTGGATTCGTGTCTGTTCATACCCAGCAGGGAGGCTTGCCATGAATCTGAGACGTCTGTGCAGCATCTTGGTCGTGCCCGCGATGCTTGCGACTGGCTGTGGAGCGCTGGAGGACTCGAAGGCCGTGGGCGATGAGACGCGGGAGGCTCACGCGGACCTCGCCACGTCGGCCGTCTTCTCTGGCACGGTGCGCAACTCGGCGGGCGCCGTGCAGGCGGGCGTCACGGTGGTCATCAACGGAATCTCCCGGACCACGGATACCACCGGCCGGTACTTCATGTCCGTCGTGGCGTCGGCCAACGGCTACGTCCTCACCCTCCGGAAGAACGGACTGGCCTCGGCGGCCGAGTTCTATTCGGCGGGCAAGACGAACCTCAATCACACCCTGGAGACGGGCTTCGTGCAGACCGTCAGCCCGACGGTGGACAGCACGGTGACCACGCCCAGCGGCGTGAAGGTGAACCTGAAGGCGAACACGCTCGTCAACGCCAGCGGCGTGCCGGCCACGGGCCCGGTCAGCATCACCGTCGCGAGCTATGATCCGATGCGCATGCCGGGCGACTTCACGGCGGTGAACTCCAGCGGGCAGCAGGTCGCGCTCGAGTCCGTGGGCGCCGTCTTCGTGGGCGCCACGGATGCCAGCGGCGCGGCCCTCAACCTGGCGACGGGTGCCACCGCGACGGGCTTCATCCCCGTGCCCACGCAGGTGGGCAGCATGCCGCCGTGTGTCTCCGCCGGCACCTGTCGACTCGCGATGTGGAAGTTCAACGAGACGACGGGCAAGTGGGAGGAGAAGTCCGCCAGCATGCAGGTCGGCCCCACGGGCACCACCTTCACCATGCAGGGCACGAGCAGCATCTCCGGCGCCGTCCCCATCAGCGTGGGCGGGCTGGGCATGTGGAACGCGGACATCGAGAAGCTCGAGCCCGCCTGCACCATCATCGAGCTCGTGGGTTTCCCGGAGACCTGCTTCGGCACGGCGGGCGCCGTCCAGTTCAACCTGAAGCTGCCCAACGCGGCGGGCACGCTCATGCCGCGCACCGATACGATGTCCCTGGCGTCGCCCTACATCGTGCTCTACAACATCCGCGCGAACGCCTTGCAGGAGGTGGGAATCACGTTCCCGGCCGGCGCTCCCACGGGCTGCGCGAAGAACCTGGACATCTCCTCCACGCCCGCCGCCGCAGCCGGCTACCCGTTGTACACCACGACGGGCGGAGTCACCCGGTTCAACTCGGGCGCTCCGTGGGGTGGCACCGGCTACCCGAAGGACCCGGGCGGCAACATGGTCGACTTCGAGGACGTGGCCCTGGGCACGCACCCCTGCAAGTCGTACGTGCAGTTCAAGACAGAGCTGTAGTCGTTTCCGAGCGGCCTGTCCCCTGAAGTCCCGAGCGGGACAGGTCGCTCGTCGCTCGGCGTCGGCGCCTGTGGTTACCGGATACTCGGGGCCGGCGAGAAGAGTGTGCCAGCGAATCATCATGCGCATCGCTCACGCCATGACGCGCGTTTTGACGCAGCTTTGATGCACTCATGACGCAGCGACCGAATTTGGGGTGGGTAAAGGTGGGGCCGGTTGCATGCTTCGACGCGCGCGCAGGTGAAGGGACGAAGCTCTGCCCAGGCGGCTTCGTGGCCCATGGCGGACGGTCTGGCTCGCGTCCACGGCCACCGCGGGTGGCCGTTGGGCCTGCCGGGCGGCTTGGCTCCATCCGCCACTATCGCTTCCACTGCCACCGGAGGACGGGGCTTGGAGTGGGGCGAGGGGCAGGTCTGGTTTCTGCGCGCAGTGCGCAGCAGATCCGGGTGATGGATTGGATGGTGTCGAGTTTCTGCGCGCCGATACCCACCGGGGATGGGGCATTGCGTCGATGGCTCGGGTTGCTGCGCGCTGGGCGCGTTTTTCGTAGAATCCCACGCCATGGGCCTCCTTACTTTCGGTCTCAATGTGACGTTGGACGGGTGCATCGATCACACCCAGGGGATCGCGGACGACGAGCTGCACGACTATTGGAGGCAGCTCATGGAGCAGAACGGGGCGATGCTCTTCGGGCGTAACACCTACGAGCTGATGGAGGGAGCCTGGCCCGCGGTGGCACGCGACGAAAAGGCGCCGCGCGCGATGCGCGAGTGGGCACAGCAGCTCGAGGCGAAGGCGAAGTACGTCGTGTCGGGCTCGCGGAGCGACTTTCCGTGGCAGAACACGATCAGGATCAAGGTGGAGGGTGACCTTCGCGAGGCGATCTCAGCGCTGAAAGCGAAGACCGAGCGGGGTGTCCTCGTCGGAGCGCCCAAGCTCTCGGTTGCGCTCGAGGAGTTGGGGCTCATCGACGAGTACCGCATCGTTGTCCATCCCATCATCAGTGGCCGCGGGCCGACGTTGTTTCATGGCCTGTCGAGTGCGCGGCATCTCGAACTCCTCTCGACGCAGCGGTTCAAGTCCGGCGTGCAGGCGCTCCACTTCCGTCGCAAAGCGGGATGAGCGTGGACGGACCCGAGCGCAGCACCGGCGGCTGCCTGTGCGGTGGCGTCCGGGACGGCCGTGCCGCGTCGGCGTGTGCCACTGCCTCGACTGCCGCGAGCACCTTGGAAGCCACCCCGCGTCACGTCTGAATGGGCGTGGCGCACGATCCGCACCCCGGCGCGTATGAGAAGCGCATCGGCCACCGCACCACGGACGAACTGGCGGTGAGGCTGGACACGACGCTGCCCCTGCACCCGACGGTGCGCGGCGCTCGCCTTCGAGGACCCGAACGACCCGAGCAGCTTCATCCCGTAGTCGCGCTCCGTGAATTTCCGGGCGCACCGCGCGTCGAGGGGACGCTTCCCCCTTTTTCCGGAAGGTCCCTCGCATGCCCCAGCGCTTTCCCTCAGGCTTCGCCCTTGGCCTCCTGCTCCTTGTCGCCTGCGGCGGCCAGGAGCGTGAGGTCGGCATCTACCGCTTGGAGCTCGTCAAGGAGTCGGACACGTGCACGCCGCAGCGCTCGGGGCCCGAGGTGCACACCGTGGGGCTCTCCCGGCGGGACAACGGCGACTACTTCGTGAGCGTCCCCGAGTTCGGCGAACAGCCGGGGCTCTTCCTGCCGATGCGAGGCCTGCCCGTACCCGCCAGGGGCCCCGCCCGCTGGACGCAGGGGATGCCTGAAGACGTCTGCGACAACACCCGGCGCGAGGTCTCCCTGGAGAGGGTGGGCGACAGCGAGCCCTTGGAGTTCCGCTACCAGGAGCAGTACCTGGGCGTCTCGGGCTGCCAGCCGGGGAGCCGGGACATCTTCTTTTCCACGCCGTCCAGCGACTGTGAGGCGTCCTTCCTCCTGCGCTACCACCTCGTGGAGACCTGCGACGAGGGGTGCGGCTACTCGTACTTGAGCGACGCCTCGCACAGTGGGACATGGGAGGCCGTCTGTGATTGCAGCGCCGGCGCCAGCGAGGGCGGGGATTGAGCTGAGGCTCCACCGCGTCCGGCTGTCAAAAAGCCACCTCGCCACTGAAACGCACGCCCCGCGGCGGCGCGTGTGCGCCGCCCGATGAGAGGCCCTACTCCTACAGCTGTAGTTCGGAAGACCCCTCAGTACTCTGTCCAGGAAGTGCGAGTGCCTCTGGTCGCGCTGCTGCGGCGCATGGCGGCCTCACTTCCTCATGTCCTTGCGTGGAGTTGTTGGCGACGCCACCAGCAGGCCGTGGCCATGCAGTGCCACTCCCGGGCCCGAAAGGCGCGGTTCAAACTGCAACCGTAGGAGTAGGCCCGCCCGTCCGCTCGCGACGCCCGCTGGCGCGAAGTGCAAGTACATTGGCGCGGCCTGCGAGTGCCTCGAGGCGGCCACCGCCGTAACTCTTCGTGGAATACAAACACGGAGTCACGGCATGCAATCCATCACGTTCCGAAGTGGTCCCTACACCCTGGCCGGCGACCTTCATCTCCCTGGCAACTTCACCGAGAGCCGCAAATACCCGGCGATTGTCGCCGTCCACCCGGCAGGCGGCGTCAAGGAGCAGGTCGCGAGACTCTACGCCAGCAAGCTGGCGCTGGAGGGCTTCGTCGCCCTCACCTACGACGCGTCCTTCCAGGGTGAGAGCAGCGGCGAGCCCCGCTACATCGAGGACCCGTCCGCGCGTGTCGAGGACATCCTCGCCGCCGTGGACCATTTGACGACGTTGCCCTTCGTCCAATCCGAGCATCTGGGCGTCCTCGGCATCTGCGCGGGTGGGGGGTACGCCATCAACGCGGCCATGATGGACTCGCGGCTGAAGGCCGTGGGCGGGGTGAGCGCGGTCAACATCGGCGCGTCGGTTCGCCTGGGCTGGGCCGGCACCACGTCCCCCGCGCAGGCTCTGGGGCTTCGCGACGCCGGCTCCACGCGGCGCACCGCCGAGCACCGCGGCGAGGACATCGCCTACATGCCTCTCGCGCCAGCGAGCCCCGACCCCCCTGGAGCTCAGTGAGATTTCGTACCTCCTGGGCTACGAGGACGCGAACTCCTTCTTCCGGGCCTTCCACCATTGGGAAGGGGTCTCTCCTGGCCAGTGGCGCGTGGTGCAGGCGCGGGCCTGAGCCACCCCCGCCCACGATTGCGCGAGCCAGACAAGGCCGCGGGCCTCCTGGCGGCCCGCGGCGCCAAGGGGTGCGTTCACCGCTTGAGACCACCGGGCTACTCCCTCTTGCTCGTTGAACCTCTTCGCGCGAACAGGGCTTGCCGGTCAGTTCACGAGGAAGTCGGCCAGCGAAGCCACGTCTGATGCGCAGTGGCCGCCATAGAGCGGGTGCCACTCGGTCCTGACGCCACGCTGACGGGCAATGTGGGCGAGGCGCTCGGTGCCTTCGTAGTTTCCGTAGGCATCGTAGAGGCCGCAGGAGAGATAGAGCTCCGGATAGTCAGGCCCCGCCTGTGCGGCCAGATGCAGAGGCGAGATCCGGCGCCATTCGGCTTCGTCGGCCACGTACTTGCGCGCCATCAGCCAGACTCCGAACACGATCTTGGGGTCGGCCCCGGTGCGCTCCATCCAGGCCCTGATTGTGTCAAAGGAGGAGAACGGGGTGTCGGCGTAGACGCCCGGACAAAGCGCCGCGACCTTCGCGAACTGCGCCGGATGGGTAAGGCCCGCGACAAGGACATTGAGCCCGCCCATCGATTCCCCCAGCAGCATTCGCCGCCGAGGGCGTCCCACCTTGGCCTCAATCGCGGGCAGACGTGCCATGAAATCATCGAGCAGGCCGCTGTCCTCCTGCTTGCCCTTCGGAGTCAGGAGCCACGTCGAGCCGTAGGAGATGGTGATGACCGTGGGCGGCAAGGCTCCGGAGGCGTGCCATTGTTCCTGAAGCATGCCGGTGAAGTATGTGTCGTCGTTCCAGCTCGTTTCGTCGAGGTTGCGCCCGTGGTGATGATAGACGATATCACCGTTGGTGCCCCCAGCGGCCTCGTTGATGCAGTAACGCAGGGGGCCTTGCGCGTCGCACCGCTGACTCGCGGGCTTGAACGAAGCCCTTTGGTCGCCGCGGCGGCGCGAGATCTCCGTCCAGATGAACCAGAGCACGATTGCAAGCAGTACGACGGGCAGCAGGTATCGAACCCGCCGCCCAGGGCGAGGCATTGTCATGGCTGGGTATCCGTTCAGGGGGGCCATTCCTGCCGATGAGGACGGCCTTGCGAAGGTCGGCTAGGCGAGAGCGATTTTCGAATGGATGTCGCGCGACGCCTGCGGATCATCGGGCGGGACGGTTTCTGAGCCGACCCGCGAACGCACCGGCCTCGGCAGGGCC
Protein-coding sequences here:
- a CDS encoding Kelch repeat-containing protein is translated as MSGPRSLHSATRLANGNVLVAGGFYITTGWNYPTAAEQYNPSTNTWTSAGTLLRGRRAHAATLLQDGRVLVTGGEGTTSTLAQAEMYNPATNSWTEVASMISPRAFHTAVRLQNGKVLVAGGAPVNSATNAAELYDPATNTWTAVPSMSIARKQHGAAVLGDGRVLVAGGYSSTTPFWSSAEVYNPATNSWSLVGSMSTARVLFPLVVLPSGKVLAVGGNSGDGLPPSVDAFDPTTNTWAPVAPMGIGRYVHTATVLANGQVLAAGAYGRDSAELYAPATNTWTSAGVMSSIRGEHTATLLTNGKVLVTGGTSGSGHLATADLYSPDVGSDLGSGLGLGLVQADTCSATNDSTPACSAGSAAPDRSFTWTAPSSGTFTVSTMGSSFDTVLSLFDANSGAALGCNDDANASTFQSSVTVTLTAGQRLRIVVDGYRTRCGSFTLNIQ
- a CDS encoding carboxypeptidase-like regulatory domain-containing protein, with product MNLRRLCSILVVPAMLATGCGALEDSKAVGDETREAHADLATSAVFSGTVRNSAGAVQAGVTVVINGISRTTDTTGRYFMSVVASANGYVLTLRKNGLASAAEFYSAGKTNLNHTLETGFVQTVSPTVDSTVTTPSGVKVNLKANTLVNASGVPATGPVSITVASYDPMRMPGDFTAVNSSGQQVALESVGAVFVGATDASGAALNLATGATATGFIPVPTQVGSMPPCVSAGTCRLAMWKFNETTGKWEEKSASMQVGPTGTTFTMQGTSSISGAVPISVGGLGMWNADIEKLEPACTIIELVGFPETCFGTAGAVQFNLKLPNAAGTLMPRTDTMSLASPYIVLYNIRANALQEVGITFPAGAPTGCAKNLDISSTPAAAAGYPLYTTTGGVTRFNSGAPWGGTGYPKDPGGNMVDFEDVALGTHPCKSYVQFKTEL
- a CDS encoding dihydrofolate reductase family protein, which translates into the protein MGLLTFGLNVTLDGCIDHTQGIADDELHDYWRQLMEQNGAMLFGRNTYELMEGAWPAVARDEKAPRAMREWAQQLEAKAKYVVSGSRSDFPWQNTIRIKVEGDLREAISALKAKTERGVLVGAPKLSVALEELGLIDEYRIVVHPIISGRGPTLFHGLSSARHLELLSTQRFKSGVQALHFRRKAG
- a CDS encoding alpha/beta hydrolase — its product is MQSITFRSGPYTLAGDLHLPGNFTESRKYPAIVAVHPAGGVKEQVARLYASKLALEGFVALTYDASFQGESSGEPRYIEDPSARVEDILAAVDHLTTLPFVQSEHLGVLGICAGGGYAINAAMMDSRLKAVGGVSAVNIGASVRLGWAGTTSPAQALGLRDAGSTRRTAEHRGEDIAYMPLAPASPDPPGAQ
- a CDS encoding alpha/beta hydrolase-fold protein, which encodes MLWFIWTEISRRRGDQRASFKPASQRCDAQGPLRYCINEAAGGTNGDIVYHHHGRNLDETSWNDDTYFTGMLQEQWHASGALPPTVITISYGSTWLLTPKGKQEDSGLLDDFMARLPAIEAKVGRPRRRMLLGESMGGLNVLVAGLTHPAQFAKVAALCPGVYADTPFSSFDTIRAWMERTGADPKIVFGVWLMARKYVADEAEWRRISPLHLAAQAGPDYPELYLSCGLYDAYGNYEGTERLAHIARQRGVRTEWHPLYGGHCASDVASLADFLVN